From a single Plutella xylostella chromosome 5, ilPluXylo3.1, whole genome shotgun sequence genomic region:
- the LOC105382213 gene encoding vacuolar protein-sorting-associated protein 25 isoform X2, producing MAEISWPWQYNFPPFFTLQPHTETRAKQMEAWQQLISEYLKANKISTIDIREAQNSPLFNNTSIKRKLSQEALLTILEDMASHGRAAPTDKSKQVWEVYWHSLDEWGALLYAWAGCSGMSHAVCTLYELAHGENTVDEEFHGLDMNVLIKALKALQAKGKCELIEFDENQGVKFF from the exons ATGGCAGAAATCTCATGGCCCTGGCAGTATAATTTCCCGCCCTTTTTTAC ACTTCAACCTCACACGGAGACAAGAGCTAAACAAATGGAGGCATGGCAACAACTCATAAgtgaatatttaaaagctaACAAAATATCAACAATAGACATAAGGGAAGCACAGAACAGCCCGCTATTCAACAACACATCTATCAAAAGGAAACTATCACAA GAAGCTCTGCTCACGATACTGGAAGACATGGCGTCCCACGGCCGCGCCGCCCCCACCGACAAGAGCAAACAG GTATGGGAGGTGTACTGGCACTCGCTGGACGAGTGGGGCGCGCTGCTGTACGCGTGGGCGGGCTGCAGCGGCATGAGCCACGCCGTGTGCACGCTGTACGAGCTGGCGCACGGAGAGAACACTGTGGATGAAG agTTCCACGGGCTGGACATGAATGTGTTAATAAAGGCGCTGAAAGCCCTCCAGGCGAAGGGGAAATGCGAACTGATAGAGTTCGATGAAAACCAAGGAGTGAAGTTCTTTTAG
- the LOC105382213 gene encoding inositol-pentakisphosphate 2-kinase isoform X1 — translation MILIVSLALKMNLLGFPWRYINEGNVHIVLELTGTEYVVRIIKEDDKPVDGGCIKEHVDFVNVVMTPLLSSSAEKQELVEIPREQLHELSQGFQQLRPAHRRHKTRFSMYAIKTLNLLTLNPKCKSNYCIEIKPKEGFMSPAFKETGKCYFCLKQFLKLEENVIENVSGYCPLDLFSGDRSRMKRAVLSLIENPQNNFKLFKDGVLVYNEKSSEKDLQDLLVELPVFNKSIGTFVDFIIEMLMSKGSSNTVLKTPVECYINEKSSKCIEDSNNLDSETFINRLLNLQRISLLSTLGIPKPDNFSYVSKMKQAVEKQNLDLTTQTHREMFFKSCEPSELAILSAILKDCSIMMCFYPNYVGDVPHILIGTKKVSYRISVTDLEPKPLSTLWKREKTEKKLLDIYKDRVLGNQEISQ, via the coding sequence ATGATCCTTATTGTTTCTCTTGCTTTAAAAATGAACCTACTGGGATTCCCATGGAGATATATAAACGAAGGGAATGTGCATATTGTTCTTGAGCTAACGGGAACTGAATATGTGGTTCGAATAATAAAGGAAGATGATAAACCTGTTGATGGAGGTTGTATTAAAGAGCATGTTGACTTTGTGAATGTTGTGATGACTCCACTGCTCTCATCCTCTGCTGAGAAACAAGAACTAGTAGAAATACCCAGAGAGCAACTTCATGAGCTCAGCCAAGGTTTTCAACAGTTACGCCCGGCTCACAGAAGGCACAAAACTAGGTTCAGCATGTATGCTATTAAAACTCTCAACTTGCTTACTTTAAACCCAAAATGCAAATCCAACTACTGTATTGAAATCAAACCAAAAGAAGGTTTCATGTCCCCTGCATTCAAAGAAACTGGAAAATGCTACTTCTGTCTAAAACAGTTCCTAAAATTGGAGGAAAATGTAATAGAAAATGTTAGTGGCTACTGCCCATTGGATCTTTTCTCTGGTGATAGATCTAGAATGAAAAGGGCTGTTTTAAGCTTGATAGAGAATCCGCAGAATAACTTCAAGTTGTTTAAAGATGGTGTGCTGGTTTACAATGAAAAGTCATCTGAGAAAGATCTACAAGACTTATTAGTGGAGCTTCCAGTTTTCAACAAATCTATTGGTACATTTGTTGACTTCATTATAGAAATGTTAATGAGCAAAGGCAGTTCCAACACAGTTCTGAAAACACCAGTGGAGTGttatataaatgaaaaatctAGTAAATGCATTGAAGACAGCAACAACTTAGATTCAGAAACCTTTATTAACCGGCTACTGAACTTACAAAGGATATCACTACTCTCCACTTTGGGTATTCCAAAACCTGATAATTTCTCTTATGTCTCAAAAATGAAACAAGCAgtggaaaaacaaaacttggaCTTGACAACACAAACACATAGAGAGATGTTCTTCAAGAGCTGTGAGCCGAGTGAGCTGGCCATTCTCTCGGCCATCCTCAAAGACTGCTCCATAATGATGTGCTTTTATCCAAACTATGTGGGTGATGTTCCCCACATACTGATTGGGACAAAGAAGGTGTCCTATAGGATATCAGTAACGGACCTTGAACCAAAACCTTTGAGTACATTGTGGAAACGAGAAAAAACTGAAAAGAAATTGTTGGATATTTATAAAGATCGTGTTTTAGGCAATCAAGAAATCTCTCAGTAA
- the LOC105382213 gene encoding vacuolar protein-sorting-associated protein 25 isoform X3 produces the protein MEAWQQLISEYLKANKISTIDIREAQNSPLFNNTSIKRKLSQEALLTILEDMASHGRAAPTDKSKQVWEVYWHSLDEWGALLYAWAGCSGMSHAVCTLYELAHGENTVDEEFHGLDMNVLIKALKALQAKGKCELIEFDENQGVKFF, from the exons ATGGAGGCATGGCAACAACTCATAAgtgaatatttaaaagctaACAAAATATCAACAATAGACATAAGGGAAGCACAGAACAGCCCGCTATTCAACAACACATCTATCAAAAGGAAACTATCACAA GAAGCTCTGCTCACGATACTGGAAGACATGGCGTCCCACGGCCGCGCCGCCCCCACCGACAAGAGCAAACAG GTATGGGAGGTGTACTGGCACTCGCTGGACGAGTGGGGCGCGCTGCTGTACGCGTGGGCGGGCTGCAGCGGCATGAGCCACGCCGTGTGCACGCTGTACGAGCTGGCGCACGGAGAGAACACTGTGGATGAAG agTTCCACGGGCTGGACATGAATGTGTTAATAAAGGCGCTGAAAGCCCTCCAGGCGAAGGGGAAATGCGAACTGATAGAGTTCGATGAAAACCAAGGAGTGAAGTTCTTTTAG
- the LOC105382212 gene encoding NEDD8-conjugating enzyme UBE2F, which produces MITLNKKIKKEGSDHSNGISNETSKRISVRDKLLVKEVQEMNENLPTTCAVTFEDPNVLCEFTLTVAPDEGYWQGGRFQFSVFVTEDYNMAPPKVKCLTKLWHPNINEDGDICLSLLRQTSIDEHGWAPTRRLKDVVWGLNSLFTDLLNFEDPLNIEAAEQYKKDKVEFQAKVQEYISLSGKR; this is translated from the exons ATGATAACGCTAAACAAGAAGATTAAAAAGGAGGGTTCCGATCATAGCAATGGTATCAGCAATGAGACTTCGAAACGAATATCTGTGAGGGACAAACTGTTGGTGAAAGAAGTTCAGGAGATGAATGAGAACCTGCCGACGACCTGCGCTGTGACCTTCGAGGACCCGAACGTGCTGTGCGAGTTCACGCTGACGGTGGCGCCCGACGAGGGGTACTGGCAGGGCGGCAGATTCCAGTTCAGTGTTTTCGTCACTGAAGACTATAATATGGCT CCTCCTAAAGTGAAATGTCTCACAAAGCTATGGCATCCAAATATCAATGAGGATGGAGACATTTGCCTGTCGCTGCTCAGACAGACCTCCATCGATGAGCACGGCTGGGCACCCACTAGGAGATTAAAGGATGTAGTATGGGGACTGAATTCATTGTTTACT GATTTGCTGAATTTTGAAGACCCACTAAATATAGAAGCTGCTGAACAATATAAAAAGGATAAAGTTGAATTTCAAGCCAAAGTACAGGAATACATCTCTCTGTCAGGAAAGAGATGA